Within the Candidatus Dependentiae bacterium genome, the region GTAAAGTATCCTACAGCAACAAATTACTGAAAAGTCATTATTATAAAAAAGCGAAAAAAACAGGAATTTTAGAACCTCCGCAAATCAATAAAGGTAAGTCATTTATTGGACGTTTAGCTTCATCCTTTTCTACGCCAAAACAACTTTATGACAATGTTAACGTAAATATTTTAAAATATGGTGACCATTGCGTTGCAGTTACAGAAACACCAACGCCGCTTGCCTTTGATCCAAATACCCTTAAAACCATAGAGTCATTAAAGTTTAAAGACAAACTCGGTGGTCACTTTTGTTGCGCACACCCACAATTTGACTCAAAAAAACAACAATGGTACAACTATTTTATTTCCTACGGAAATACAAGTTCATACGTCATTTATACGATGGACAAAAAAAGCATAACAAGAAAAAAATTAGCATCTATCTCGGTTAAACGTCCTGGATATATGCATAGCTTTGCTTCAACAGATAATTATGTTGTATTAACTGAAGTACCCTTTACCATCAAACCTATAGATCTTCTTTTTGGTAAGAAAACATTTCTAGAATATTTTAAATGGGAGCCCAACAAAGGAACACGATTTATCGTTATTGATAAGAACAGCGGAAAAAAAATTGGTGATTACAAAACAGATGCGTTTTTCTCTCTTCACCATATCAATGCATTTGATAATAAAGAAACTATCACACTTGATATTCCTACTTATCAAGATACATCAGTAATCAACGCATATCATTTTAATAATTTGTGCGACAAAAAACGTTGTAGCTTTCCACGCGCAAAATTTGAACGTTTTGTAATCAATCTTGGAGGCAAAAGCGTAGATAGAAAAACAATATCAGAAGAAAATATAGAAATGCCACGGATTAACGACAAGTGTAATGGTTGCGCATATCGTTATGCATATGGCACTAGCCACGAAAATCAAGACAGCTTTGCCGACAGTATTATAAAAATAGATGCACATAAGAAATCACATTGCCACTGGCATCAAGCAGGGTGCTATACAACAGAACCTATTTTTGTAGCAAAACCTGGTGCAAAAGAAGAGGATGATGGTATATTACTTTCAGTTGTACTTGATGCGCATAAAAAACAGTCGTTCTTGCTTGTTCTTAACGCAAAAACAATGAAAGAACTTGCACGCGCATCAGTTGAACATCATATACCATTTACTATGCACGGCCAGTTCTATCATAGCTAACTGTTATATTACATAAAAATACCTTATAGATATATCATTTAAAATAGCCAGAACCAACAACATATGAACGTTCACCTTTATCGACTCGTTCAATAAATACAATACGCTGAATACCATTAATAGTATATGTAACTTTACCAGAGCCTTGTCTGACCGTATTTATAAGCACCTGTACATACGGCATGTTTTTATCATCTTTTGCATCCAGCATATTACGCCAAATAAAACTATTATTATCTGCATTAGCTAAACAAATACCATTAAAGGCATAAACAAATATGCCAAGATCACCTTGAATAAATTTACCATTTGTTTCTATAAATGCAGCAAATGCTTTCTTCTCCGTTTCTGTTCTCAAAAAACCCGCACCACTATGCACTAACAATACCGTCGTTTCTTTTTTGGTAATAGGAAAAAGACCACCAACAATTACATATTCTTTTAGGCCAAGTCGTATTGGTTTAACATACGCTGAAACAAAAGAATTCTTTATTTTATAGTTCACCCATGCACCATCGGCCTCACCAGATGCTGATTTAAGGCGTTGCTTTTTTGCTTGCTCTATTATTTCACGAACATAATAACGTCCATCTTGATCTTGTATATTATAAAAGTTTTGTCCAACAAAGTCGGCATTACCACCATGTGCTACCACTTCTCCTTTCATATCAAAAATAATTAAATACAGATCGCCGTATCTAAATGTTCCTATCTTTTTATCAGTAAACTCACTTACAGCCAGACTCTCTCCATGGCCTTTCATGTATTCATAGCCACGACGAACAAGCTCAACTAATTGTTTGCGATTGGCATCCGGATAGTACCCACAGGCAATG harbors:
- a CDS encoding carotenoid oxygenase family protein, producing the protein MKKPIIIISTLFGAIAAGIFIYVDTPISSIFQSFVVIKKHTHKHSFTNIDTMPFSIGFTTLNEKSKNKELTIQGKIPTWLSGTLLRVGPGKFEIKDNDNNSEVSQADHWLDGFSMAHRFEIKKGKVSYSNKLLKSHYYKKAKKTGILEPPQINKGKSFIGRLASSFSTPKQLYDNVNVNILKYGDHCVAVTETPTPLAFDPNTLKTIESLKFKDKLGGHFCCAHPQFDSKKQQWYNYFISYGNTSSYVIYTMDKKSITRKKLASISVKRPGYMHSFASTDNYVVLTEVPFTIKPIDLLFGKKTFLEYFKWEPNKGTRFIVIDKNSGKKIGDYKTDAFFSLHHINAFDNKETITLDIPTYQDTSVINAYHFNNLCDKKRCSFPRAKFERFVINLGGKSVDRKTISEENIEMPRINDKCNGCAYRYAYGTSHENQDSFADSIIKIDAHKKSHCHWHQAGCYTTEPIFVAKPGAKEEDDGILLSVVLDAHKKQSFLLVLNAKTMKELARASVEHHIPFTMHGQFYHS